From a single Vibrio toranzoniae genomic region:
- the rsfS gene encoding ribosome silencing factor: MLREELKDFLADKADDMKAESIVTIDVEGKSSVTDYMIVCTGTSKRHVASIAQHVADEVRKAGMQPLGINGQQEGEWVVLDMGTSMLHVMQEEHRELYQLEKLWG, translated from the coding sequence GTGTTACGTGAAGAACTAAAAGATTTTCTTGCAGACAAAGCCGACGACATGAAAGCAGAATCGATAGTGACTATCGATGTAGAAGGCAAATCAAGTGTGACTGATTACATGATTGTTTGTACTGGTACCTCTAAACGCCATGTTGCCTCCATTGCACAGCACGTTGCAGATGAAGTGCGTAAAGCAGGTATGCAACCACTCGGTATTAATGGTCAGCAAGAAGGTGAATGGGTCGTTCTCGATATGGGTACAAGCATGTTACACGTTATGCAAGAAGAACATCGTGAGCTGTACCAACTAGAAAAACTTTGGGGCTAA
- the holA gene encoding DNA polymerase III subunit delta, with product MRIFADRLPEQLAKQLSNVYLIFGNEPLLLQESREAIQKTAKEQGFEERHRFVIDNSLDWNQVYDCTQALSLFSSRQIIELELPESGVNAAIAKELLAISEHIHSDILLILIGTKLTKAQENAKWFKALSNQGHWVSCLTPDISRLPQFVQARCRQIGLSPDPEAIQMLAQWHEGNLFALTQSLEKLALQYPDGKLTLVRLEESLSRHNHFTPFHWSDALLAGKGNRAQRILRQLEAEGVEPVILLRSVQRELSLLLQMQQQMKQMPIGQIFEKHRIWQSKKPLYNAALTRVSISQLHSLFALLTQAELMTKTQYEQSPWPLIHQLSVEFCIPSASIPSHA from the coding sequence ATGCGTATTTTTGCTGATCGTCTACCAGAGCAACTTGCTAAGCAGTTAAGCAACGTTTACCTCATTTTTGGTAACGAGCCTTTACTGCTGCAAGAAAGCCGAGAAGCGATTCAAAAGACAGCCAAAGAGCAAGGCTTCGAAGAACGTCACCGTTTTGTGATTGATAATAGCCTCGACTGGAATCAAGTCTATGACTGCACTCAGGCATTGAGCCTGTTCTCTAGCCGTCAAATAATCGAGCTGGAACTGCCAGAATCAGGTGTGAATGCTGCAATAGCGAAAGAACTGCTCGCCATCTCTGAGCATATTCACAGCGATATTTTGTTAATTTTAATTGGTACTAAGCTAACCAAAGCTCAAGAGAATGCTAAATGGTTTAAAGCGCTCTCTAATCAAGGCCACTGGGTAAGCTGTTTAACTCCTGATATCAGCCGATTGCCTCAATTTGTTCAGGCTCGTTGTCGTCAAATCGGCTTGTCGCCAGATCCTGAAGCCATTCAAATGCTGGCTCAGTGGCACGAGGGGAACCTTTTTGCACTGACTCAGAGCCTAGAAAAACTGGCACTGCAATACCCAGATGGAAAGCTCACTTTAGTACGCTTAGAAGAATCGCTGAGTCGACACAACCACTTTACTCCTTTCCACTGGAGTGATGCATTGCTGGCAGGTAAAGGCAATCGCGCACAACGAATCTTAAGGCAACTCGAAGCGGAAGGTGTTGAGCCAGTCATTTTACTGCGCAGCGTACAACGTGAACTTTCTTTGTTGTTGCAAATGCAGCAACAAATGAAACAGATGCCGATTGGTCAGATCTTCGAAAAACACCGCATCTGGCAATCTAAAAAGCCGCTTTATAACGCCGCGCTAACAAGAGTTTCGATTTCTCAATTACACTCCCTGTTCGCGCTGCTCACTCAAGCAGAATTGATGACAAAAACCCAATATGAGCAATCGCCTTGGCCACTAATTCATCAGTTAAGCGTAGAGTTTTGTATCCCTTCAGCTTCAATACCATCTCACGCATAA
- the lptE gene encoding LPS assembly lipoprotein LptE, with translation MRLISLSSLKVTIVVLTVSLLSACGFHLRGDYSVPEELNKISVTSYDQYSTFTRMMKSQLRMNDVEIVPPAQNTPNLHIIRESVGERTLSLYQNTRAAEKELTFRASYRVTIPEVGSKTFSTSVTRSYLDNPLTALAKSVEREMIEDEMRKLATSQILRQMARLKATIAAGSMDLEALGNVQVKELEKQYNIKNIEIDDIEIDASAASDAEPSVTVEQ, from the coding sequence ATGCGCCTGATTTCACTATCTTCATTGAAAGTTACTATTGTTGTTTTAACCGTTAGCCTACTGAGTGCCTGTGGCTTCCACCTGCGTGGTGATTACTCCGTACCAGAAGAACTCAACAAGATCTCTGTGACCAGTTACGACCAATACAGCACGTTTACACGTATGATGAAAAGTCAGTTACGCATGAATGATGTAGAAATTGTGCCACCTGCGCAGAACACTCCTAACCTGCACATTATTCGCGAGAGTGTTGGCGAGCGCACTCTGTCTCTTTACCAAAATACACGTGCGGCAGAAAAAGAACTCACATTCCGCGCTTCTTATCGCGTAACCATCCCAGAGGTTGGTTCAAAAACGTTCTCAACGAGCGTAACCCGTAGTTACCTAGATAACCCGTTAACAGCATTAGCAAAATCGGTTGAGCGAGAAATGATTGAAGATGAGATGCGTAAGCTTGCAACCAGTCAAATCCTTCGCCAAATGGCTCGCCTAAAAGCGACTATTGCAGCTGGCAGTATGGACCTAGAAGCCTTAGGTAATGTTCAAGTGAAAGAACTTGAGAAACAGTACAACATTAAGAACATCGAAATTGACGACATTGAGATCGACGCCAGTGCAGCATCTGATGCTGAGCCCAGTGTAACTGTCGAGCAATAG
- the rlmH gene encoding 23S rRNA (pseudouridine(1915)-N(3))-methyltransferase RlmH — MKIQLIAVGTKMPKWVEEGFQEYKRRFPHDMPLELIEITAGKRGKNADIARILQKEGEAMLAAVPKGNRIVTLDIPGRKWDTPQLAEQLESWKLDGRDVSILIGGPEGLAPACKAAADQSWSLSALTLPHPLVRVIMAESLYRAWSITANHPYHRE, encoded by the coding sequence TTGAAGATCCAGTTAATCGCAGTTGGTACAAAAATGCCAAAGTGGGTTGAAGAAGGGTTTCAAGAATACAAACGCCGCTTCCCTCACGATATGCCATTAGAACTCATTGAAATCACTGCGGGAAAGCGCGGGAAAAATGCCGATATAGCACGCATTCTTCAAAAGGAAGGCGAAGCGATGTTGGCTGCGGTTCCAAAAGGCAACCGCATTGTCACGCTCGATATCCCAGGACGCAAGTGGGATACCCCTCAACTAGCTGAACAATTAGAAAGCTGGAAGCTGGATGGACGTGACGTTTCAATCTTAATTGGCGGACCTGAAGGGTTAGCCCCTGCATGTAAAGCGGCTGCCGACCAAAGCTGGTCTTTGTCAGCACTTACTCTGCCTCACCCATTAGTACGCGTTATCATGGCTGAAAGCTTGTATCGAGCTTGGAGCATTACCGCTAACCATCCGTATCATCGAGAATAA